The nucleotide sequence GTGAGGACGCGACGCTGGTGACCATCGTGCCGCCGTCCGGTTACGCCGAAGAACAGAAAGCTGCTGCTGCGGCTGCCGCTGCAGGAGGCACGGCTGCTCCGGCGGCGGGTGCCGCTGCGGCGCCGGCTGCTGCCCCTGCGGCGGGTGCTGCGGCTCCGGCGGCGGGTGCGAAAGCGCCGGCCGCCGGCGACAAGAAGAAGTAAACAGCGGCAGGATGCCGCGTCATGCGCCTGTTTGTCGGTCTCGGTAACCCCGGTTCGAAATACGCGAACAACCGGCACAATATCGGGTTCATGGCCGTCGATGAAATTGCGCGGCGTCACGGTTTTGGACCGTGGCGCCGCCGTTTTCAGGGCGAGGCTTCCGATGGCACGCTCGATGGTGAAAAGGTCGTTCTGCTTCGGCCGACCACCTACATGAACGAGTCCGGGCGTGCGGTTCAGGAAGCCGCGAACTTCTTCAAGTTGTCCGCCGGCGAGATCACCGTGTTTCAGGACGAACTCGAACTGCCGGCGGCGAAAGTCCGCGTCAAGATCGGCGGCGGCATCGCCGGTCACAACGGGCTGCGCTCGATCTCCTCGCATATCGGCAACGACTACCGCCGGGTGCGGCTCGGGATCGGTCATCCCGGCATCAAGGAGCTGGTGCACGGCCATGTGCTGTCGGATTTTGCCAAGAGCGATCGCCCCTGGGTGGAAGCCTTGTGCGCGGCGGTCGCCGAGAATGCTGGTTTGCTGGCGGCGGGTAAGGATTCGACGTTCCAGAACAAGGTGCATCTGGCGCTGCAGGCCAAGGGA is from Bradyrhizobium sp. AZCC 2176 and encodes:
- the pth gene encoding aminoacyl-tRNA hydrolase, with amino-acid sequence MRLFVGLGNPGSKYANNRHNIGFMAVDEIARRHGFGPWRRRFQGEASDGTLDGEKVVLLRPTTYMNESGRAVQEAANFFKLSAGEITVFQDELELPAAKVRVKIGGGIAGHNGLRSISSHIGNDYRRVRLGIGHPGIKELVHGHVLSDFAKSDRPWVEALCAAVAENAGLLAAGKDSTFQNKVHLALQAKGIFDKEDDGKQG